Proteins found in one Zea mays cultivar B73 chromosome 1, Zm-B73-REFERENCE-NAM-5.0, whole genome shotgun sequence genomic segment:
- the LOC100273776 gene encoding uncharacterized protein LOC100273776, whose amino-acid sequence MAASCALTSSHGDLAHGGSPCSAYSPLQELAQPLSAGDRAISLDTPLPLLLPMVALADLSHGVGNSSTSLHGRPRSSPYSPSTSSSPRPQPLFRRCGDPVSLACCPILASRPGRLHGRRRKAQSDAPHVLDEKPEREIICFFCGIRVEFINEILGCLGEEEGYAPCSSFPWFPTAAAGNIPTPDAEIHASGSIFLNVGCLSDLAVDLLLTAACALFPPSSSPGSAQPRPYYRPQYVN is encoded by the exons ATGGCAGCCAGCTGCGCCCTCACCTCCTCCCATGGTGACCTCGCCCATGGCGGCTCCCCCTGCTCGGCGTACTCCCCTCTGCAGGAGCTCGCCCAGCCCCTCTCTGCTGGTGACCGAGCCATCTCCCTGGACACACCCCTTCCCTTGCTACTTCCTATGGTTGCCCTAGCCGACCTCTCCCATGGCGTAGGAAACAGCAGCACCTCCCTCCATGGACGTCCTAGGTCCTCGCCATACTCTCCGTCGACCTCGTCATCACCACGGCCACAACCTCTCTTCCGTCGTTGTGGAGACCCCGTCAGCCTCGCGTGCTGTCCGATCCTTGCGTCGCGCCCAGGGAGGTTAcatggaagaagaagaaaagcccAGAGCGATGCTCCCCATGTGCTCGACGAAAAGCCAGAACGGGAGATCATCTGTTTTTTTTGTGGAATTCGCGTCGAATTTATTAACG AAATATTAGGATGTTTGGGTGAAGAAGAAGGTTACGCCCCCTGTTCCTCCTTTCCATGGTTCCCCACGGCAGCGGCAGGAAACATCCCCACACCAGACGCCGAGATCCATGCCAGTGGCTCGATCTTCCTCAACGTTGGCTGCCTCTCCGACCTCGCTGTGGACCTGCTGCTCACCGCCGCGTGTGCACTTTTTCCTCCGAGCAGCAGCCCCGGATCTGCGCAGCCCCGGCCTTATTATCGACCTCA gtacgttaattaa
- the LOC100273776 gene encoding uncharacterized protein isoform X1, whose translation MAASCALTSSHGDLAHGGSPCSAYSPLQELAQPLSAGDRAISLDTPLPLLLPMVALADLSHGVGNSSTSLHGRPRSSPYSPSTSSSPRPQPLFRRCGDPVSLACCPILASRPGRLHGRRRKAQSDAPHVLDEKPEREIICFFCGIRVEFINGCLGEEEGYAPCSSFPWFPTAAAGNIPTPDAEIHASGSIFLNVGCLSDLAVDLLLTAACALFPPSSSPGSAQPRPYYRPQYVN comes from the exons ATGGCAGCCAGCTGCGCCCTCACCTCCTCCCATGGTGACCTCGCCCATGGCGGCTCCCCCTGCTCGGCGTACTCCCCTCTGCAGGAGCTCGCCCAGCCCCTCTCTGCTGGTGACCGAGCCATCTCCCTGGACACACCCCTTCCCTTGCTACTTCCTATGGTTGCCCTAGCCGACCTCTCCCATGGCGTAGGAAACAGCAGCACCTCCCTCCATGGACGTCCTAGGTCCTCGCCATACTCTCCGTCGACCTCGTCATCACCACGGCCACAACCTCTCTTCCGTCGTTGTGGAGACCCCGTCAGCCTCGCGTGCTGTCCGATCCTTGCGTCGCGCCCAGGGAGGTTAcatggaagaagaagaaaagcccAGAGCGATGCTCCCCATGTGCTCGACGAAAAGCCAGAACGGGAGATCATCTGTTTTTTTTGTGGAATTCGCGTCGAATTTATTAACG GATGTTTGGGTGAAGAAGAAGGTTACGCCCCCTGTTCCTCCTTTCCATGGTTCCCCACGGCAGCGGCAGGAAACATCCCCACACCAGACGCCGAGATCCATGCCAGTGGCTCGATCTTCCTCAACGTTGGCTGCCTCTCCGACCTCGCTGTGGACCTGCTGCTCACCGCCGCGTGTGCACTTTTTCCTCCGAGCAGCAGCCCCGGATCTGCGCAGCCCCGGCCTTATTATCGACCTCA gtacgttaattaa